Part of the Quercus lobata isolate SW786 chromosome 6, ValleyOak3.0 Primary Assembly, whole genome shotgun sequence genome, CCTCGAATTAAATCAATTCCTCGATGATTTTCATACATTCCCCTACAATTCCTTTCCATCTCCATTAGGAACCACTAGATTCCTAACAAGTAGTATCAGAGCAGATGATCTTGAAAAGAGTGGATGTGACCAAAGAAAACTTTGGAAAGAAATATAGCAAATGGTGAACAAAGTTTCAAAGGATGTCAAGGCTATTTTAGAAAAGGTCAAGGTCTTGGCTGAATCGAAAAAGGCCATGAAAGAAGAACTTTCAAGAGTGCAAGAGGCACTTGAGAGTATGACAGAAAAAGAGTTTCAGCTTCTTGGTGCAATGAAAGCTGGGGTAAAAATGACCAAAGAAGAGTTGGAGAAAAATAAACTTGTTGGGACCAACCCAGGCCTTCTTGATGACGCCACATGCATCTCCATCAACAAGCCTATATTGCATAAATGTGCCAATGAAAATGTGTCACTTGGTTCACAGTTTACCAATCTTGAAGTTGAGCACATTGATACGCTTGCCTTATTGTTGATGGTTTCCATCGGAAAAGTAGTTTTTTAGGATCAGCCTATTCTCCTCAAGAAATGGGACGTGATAATATTAGGTGGGGGTGAAGTTGAACTTGGACCTAGCTATGGTGACCAAGTCTTTCTCTTACATGCCTATTACCAAGGCAAAGGGATAGATATACATTTCTCGGTGTTCTGGTCAGATTGAATTGTACTGATATATGCAAGCCTGAAGCCCAAGTTGATGCTCCAAGAAGTTTTGTTGGCCACACTCATGGAAGCCAACACATATTCCCAAGCCTTCTTATCAGCAAATGGTGTCCAGAGGGCCCGATACGTTCACGTTCTTGGTGACAGCAGTGAGAAGTGCAAAGGTTCCAATGCTAGCAttgttttttcatataatggAAAGTATCTTGCAAATACTGGAAGTCTTGGTTCCCTTAGGCTAGAGCACATGGAAGAGTTTCAAGAATTGTCTTCAAAAACAATGATATTCACAATATTACCAACACAAGCAAAACAAAGGTGGCAATGCAATGCAACTTTTACAAGGTCAATGCGGCAATGTTACTACTATAAATCCAACTGCCCTTTTCAATGTTACAACTTGACAATGCTAACCGACTTTTAGAATCCAAAGAAGGTAACTCTATGGTTCACATTGGTTCTTGCCACTATTCATTGTTTGACATGGAGGACAACATTGAAACACGATGTGGATTTCCAATGAGTGCTGGTGTTAGGTGTAGCTTTTCAAGTTATGCTACTCTGTTCTGGACAGTGATTAATATCTTTGGAGTTGTTGGTGTGTTTGATAGTCAGAATGCCTTGAAGTATTGGTTTAGTGGCTGGTTCCCCCTCATGAAGGTGTCATTTCATAACAACACCTTATGGGCAAGGTGTTTTGAAGGGGAGGGAAGTGTTAGGAACCCCAAATTATACCAAATGCCTTGTAATCTCCTAATAGTTGTTGTATTCCCATTAGTTAGTTAATTAGTTAGTTAAGATAAGGACGAGTTAGTTAGGAATTAAGTACATGTAGCTTAATTCTTGAGCACATCTTAATGCTACTAATATTAAggatttttggcctatcagttAGGTGGACAGTGTGTACAAGCTGATGTCTAAGGTGTTGGCGAATAGATTGAGGGTGGTGTTAGACAGTCTCATCTCTAAGTCTCAAAATTCTTTGTTGGTGGGAGACAAATTTTGGATTCAGAGCTTATTGCAAATGAGTGTCTAGATAGTAGATTGAAGTGTCATGCTTCGAGTGTGGTCTGTAAGTTGGACATTGAAAAAGCCTATGATCATGGGAATTGGGATGCATTATTCTATTTGTTAGGTAGGATGGGTTTTGGGGTGAAATAGAGGGGGTGGATTAAGGTTTGCATCACTactattagtttttttgttcttgtgAATAGATCTTCGGCAggtttttttgaaaactccCATGGGTTGAGACAAGGTGACCTGTTGTCccctcttcttttccttttaattatgGAAGCATTAAGTCAGATTTTGAAGAAAACTGAGGAGTGTAGTCTTCTTCGTGGTTTTCATATGGGGCTAGTTAACTCTATTAGGGTACACATTTCGCACTTGCTGTTTGCAGAAGATATCATCTTCTTTTGCGATGCTTCTAGAGAACAATTGTTGTCCATTAGGCTAGCTTTGACTTGGTTTGAAAGTATATGTGGGGGAGAGTGAGATTGTTCCAGTTGGGGAGGTTGGTAATATAGGTGCTTTGGCTAACATACTCTGATGTAGGGTGGGTAGTCTGCCTATGAAATACTTGGGAATGCCATTGGGTACTCTGCATAAGATAGCATccatttggaatcctattttggagaagatggagaagaaaatattagGTTGGAAGTGTCTTTATTTATCTAAGGGTGGTAGACTTACTCTGTTGAAGAGTACCCTTTTAAGTCTTCCTACGTACTACCTATCCTTATTTACCATCCTTGTAGCTGTGGTTGATAGGTCGGAGCGTATTcagagaaattttttatgggagtCTTTAGAGGAGTGTTTCAAATATCCTTTGGTAGCTTTGGAGAAGGTGTGTTCACCATTAGAGATGGGTGGTTTAGGGATCAGGAAGTTAGTGCATTTTAATCAAGCCCTATTAGGGAAATGGTTATGGAGGTTTGGATGAGAAGGTACCCATCTCCGGTGGAGGGTTGTTGCAACTAAATATGGAGAGTATCAAGGGGGTGGAATACTACAGTATGTAGAAGGGCCCACGGGTGTGGTCTATGGCGTGGTATTCACGATGGATGGGAGAGTTTCTCCAAACATGTGGCCCTAGTGGTGGGTGATGATTCTcgtattcttttttggcatgaaaTATGGGTTAGGGACAATTCACTTAAATGCTCTATCCTCAATTGTATGTGCATTCAAATGACAAGAAAGCTTGCATTTCTGATGTTCTATGCTATCAGGAGGGTGGAAATGATagaatttggaatttgagattttattGGGACTTTCATGTTAGTGAATTAGAGGCTACCTTCTCTTTCCATGATTTCATTCAATCTAGGATTCCTAGGGATGTTGGGTGCTATGTAGCACGGGTGCGTTttgggactcgggtgcgggtgcgggacttggcaatttttgaaaaaggtgagtgcgggtgcggcgggactcggcaattaaaaaattattaaaaatatttttatttatatttttaatatattgctaagcatactttttcacattatacaaacatataccaaatttaagagcaatagacaatagtagataataactaaaacatgatgttcataaattaaacacaacccacaagattgaaactaaaacattcaTAATGTTcggaaattagaatacaacaagcaaatttgaaactaaaacaaaataaaagataatcaacAAGACAATCAAATACAAGCAGCCAAGCAGAGATAGAGGCAGAGATCAGAGcacagagagagtgagagacgaGTGAGAGTGTGAGACGGAatgagagagaggcagagagctaAGTTTGGCTGTTTGTGTGAACTTCACCTTCAGTAGGGTTTAATATTTGGCTCAAACGGTGCgttttgtgcctttttttttttttttttttttttttgaatttcggccGTATTGGCCGTATCAGCATGAATCGGCCGTATTGGCGGTTTCGGCCGATACTGCCGATACGGCCGATACGACCTGAGTCGGCCCGATTCAGCACGAATCGGCCCGAGTCGGAGCCGTGTCGGCGCGAGTCGGCTAAAAAAACGAAAACGCCACGTGGCCTGACACGGCCGGACGGGCGGGTAGTGGCGTCCCTCGCGCGTCGCCGCATCCCACCGCGTCCGACGCTGGTGCGGCACCTCTGGTGCCGCGTCCATGCTTCATAGGTTGGGTGTGATAGTTCCTATTGGTGCCTTAATGGGAATGGCTAGTTTGATATTTGGTCCTATTACAATAAGATTTGGGGGGTGCTTCTATCTCCAATTTTCCTTGGAAGGGTATTTGGAAAGTTAAGATTCCTAAAAGGGTGGCATTCTTTTTGTGGACAGCAGTTTATGGACGGATCCTTACCTTGGATAATCTTGTACTTAGGGGCCGCTCTTTGGCAAATCGATGTTGTATGTGCTGCTGTAATGAGGAATCTATGGATCATATCTTCCTCCATTGTCCTGTAGCTCACTCATTGTGGTGCATATGTTTTAGGTTTTAGAGATCCAATGGGTCATGCCAGACTCTACGGAAagttaagtgtttttttttggagctATTGGCTGGGGAAATTTAATTCGAACATATGGAATTTGCCGTTTGATGTGGATTTTTTGGACGGAAAAAAATCGGCGCTCTTTTGAGGCTACTGAGAAATCACTAGTTCAGTTACAAGCTCTATGCCAAAagactctttttgattggtctaggtaTTGGGGCTCCTCGAATTGTTCTTCTATCATTgagtttctttcttctcttagaATTTCACCTTAAGTTTTCTTCCTTCTtgttgtttgtttctttttcttgtgttcaccatcatgaacaccttgtatTTGCTTTCTTCGTTTTTCTATCTTGATTAATATTATTCtcattacctatcaaaaaaataaatagccAATTATCTTAAGCCACATGGCCTAATGAGATTAGAGTtagtctcctataaatacatgattgtaattTCAACATTAGATATTGAAGAATAAATCAATTAATTGCTTAGTGCATTTcctattttcctctctctcacttaatatttctctatggagggtgactacctcAAATAAGTCAATTCCTCTACAATTCTCATACATTCCCCTACAATTCCTTTTCATCCCCATTAGGAACCAGGTTCCTAACGTAGCGGGACTCTCACAGCATGCAGGGCCCACATGTGAGCAGCAGATACTGGAGATAATTCTCATTCTGGGAGAGCAATGCTTAGCCATGATGCTTGTTTTtcacaaagaaacaaaacttATTCACCAgatttttttggtaagtaatgTCATTGAAAATGTGCAATATAGGTGCAACagtctttttttaatataaaatgaaCCAAAAAGCATTAGGCATaacagtgttttttttctttcaagtcTCTGCACTCACTCAAGCAACTTTGGGTTCTGTTATGAAattcctttattattatttttattagtatgTTACACACATACCAAATGGGTTTGGAACCTATGCTGtcaccctccaccttgctcttGTGAGGGGTGGAAACActatttgagctagagctcattggcactTTGGGTTCTAAACTCTGTATAACTTAGTaacaaaacatcaaaaaatGCTAACCATACAGATTTGATTGTACAACAATGTTGACTAGAACACATACCTTAAAACTCAAAGGATCCTTTGAGATAGCTGCGACCATTGATTCCTCTCCTTCAAAGACAAGTGCAGGGCCTGTTGAACATTTTTGGGTAAATATTTTTGCAGTAGACTACACCAAAATatagattttaattataaaacataGAACTTGCATAATAGCCCAAAAGTAGAACATATAATAAAACCTGAGAAATACAGCCCCTCTTTTCCTGTGATTTTTGCTACAGAACCATCTGGCGCAATATTTCCATATAATATCTGGATGTGGCCTGTTTTCTTTATGGGGTTTTCCACTGGTCTAATTATATCCtatatgagaaaaagaaagaaagaactgcATTAAATTTCATGTCTAATCAACAGTAAAAGTGACAGAAACATTGCGAATAGAAGGTgtcataaataaaaacataaaggCTGTCAAACCTGCCCTGTGGCTAAGGGAGGGACGCTTGCTGCATTTTCAGCCAGTGTCTTCCCAGTAActagagagagagggggggaaAAACTCttttaggttaattatgagaaTACTAAAACAAAGTACTTGTTCAGAGGAACGCAACAATCCAAATATATGTACCAGTCATACAATCCCCATCTAAAAAACCAAGCTCCAAAAGGTAGCGGATGACTCCAGGCGTTCCTCCAATCTATCAAAACAATCATTAATGGGTTCATTAAGAGGAAACGGTGATAAACAAACTAAAgcaaacaatataaaaattttcatatccaaaaaaaaaaaaaaaaaaaaaacccttcttCATAGTAGTGAAATGAAAGCACAAGAAAGGATATTTTATTAAACAGCCAACCTTTTGTACATCCTCCATGACATATTTGCCACTAGGCTTAAGATCTGCAAGAAATGGAACCTCATCGCTGACCTTCTGAAAATGATCAAGAGTTAAATTTATACCAAAAGACCTGCCAATAAGATTCCCATTAGCAACCTCTATGTGATTTAATCAATGTTATGCACTGGAAATCAGGTACCAAAGAGTCCTCACCTTGCAATAGCAATTAAGTGTAACACAGCATTTGTAGACCCACCTAGTGCCATGACAATAACCATTGCATTACGCAGGGATTTTGGAGTGATAATATCTCGTGGTTTCAAGTCCATTTTTAATAATTCCAAAAGATATTTTCCAGCTAAACGGCACTCATCCAACTTCAATGGATCTTCAGCAGGTGTTGAAGAgctttaaaggaaaaataaaactatgagGATTGGAATTACATTGCTAGCTGATGCCAATTCAAGTGATCAGGCAGAGACAAGTCTCTACCTGTAAGGAAGTGACATCCCCATAACTTCAATAGCAGAGGCCATAGTATTGGCTGTATACATCCCACCACAAGCTCCTGCCCCAGGGCATGCGTTGCGGATTACATTCTTCCTCTGCTCATCACTTATGGATCCACTGACAAATTCTCCATAACACTGCAGTAATTAAGATGACAAATGAACTAGTTACAGTATTAGGATAACAAAAGAATCTATTACAGCATTTACATGTCacagattatttttattttttccgtAGGCAACAGATATATATCTTCATACAAtcatataataaaattggaAGTAGGTACttaagaatttaattaaatatgacCTCAATATCTGATCAAGATATTCAAATAATGTGTAAAACTAATTAAGCAAGATCCATCAATTAGTAGGTCCTAGTTTTTCATAGATGCAAAAGTAATGCAGCAGCATATGACATACACTAGAGGCACCTTTCTAAGCACTGCTACATGTAAATCAACCACGGTTACATGAGTTACAATCCCTCCCTCCCCATGCAATAACAATTGGTGATTTGTATCTCTTATAAGATTTTCAGTCAAGTTTATACCTAAAAgtcatgacaaaaaaaaaatccaacatacCAAATTCCCTTTACTggaacaaaaaattatatctccTTTCAACTATTCCATGACCCATGTGTGGTAAAACTGTAAAAGCATAACTTATGAAGTGTAAATGCAACAGAAAGCAATTTCCAAAAACTTTAttcattatttgtgttttttttttaaaaaaaattcattttttaacatttttgagCCCAAGTTTCCATATAGCTTATCACACAAGAAGTCAGACGCACATCTTCAATGCAATGAAAGTTCAAAGGTAATGTGGGAGAGACACATCAAGCTATATGCCCAACCTTGTTTTCCATGTCTATTTCTTCCTATTATATTCACCAGCATAGCCTAAATATCTGCTATTAGCTTTGGCTGTTAAATAAGTTCTTACAACACAATTTAATAGTAGTGTTTAAAGGCTCAATGCCTAATCTgcagaacaaaacaaaaatggtaCTAGCACACTTTGGTGCCTTTCTCCAACTCACTCAACGAGTAGTCCAAACAGGATTGTGACTCTCACAGAATTTATTAGAAATATCTCACTGAAGTAGCATTTCCTATACTAAGGTGTGGTGTTACAAGCTTAATTGCACTAAGCTGGATTGACAATTGATAACCATCAGATTACACCAGAGCACCCATAAAAGGTCAAGCCTGTCACTGAAAACagccaaaattataaaacccagATTAttcagcccaaaaagttttacttttatgtttcaaaataccagaataacaaaagaataaagcaTTCCATATATCTATTGGACTAAAGTGGCAATGTCAAAACTCTCCGTTGGTTCTTTTATAGGTGCTAAAGGTTTCACAAAaggtagaaaaaagaaaataaataacagtAAATTAGTGCGCATACCTGAAAGGCAGATACAATATCATAAGTATGGCCTTGAAAATGACCAGGCTgcaaaagggggaaaaaaaatcaaaagaagatACTTTATTAGCAACTTAAAAAAATCTTCTACTCTCTAACCAGCTACAATTTGAATAcgggaaaacaaaaaagaaaaagaaaaagaaagaagtcagatttttacaaaaaactttaaaaattatgtGATTAAGCATATGATAGGTGATCATTATTTCTCAATCATTAATAGACTAATGCAGAAACAAATATATCTGGCACAATTCCAATAAatcatttatctttttttcttcttaatttgtAGAGTTCCTTTCAAAGTCcaaagaaattatttattttggggaCAAGTAATAAAGAGTTCCCGTTGTAGTTCAAAGATAATTAATGCTTCTAGTTCATCCAACTAGTGGATACCTCACCATTTGCTCTACCACCTCATAGACATACACACTCCTATTCCAGCTTATTTATAAGACAAATTAACTCTAGTGTCACTAATTCCAAAAGAACAAGAACTGAAATTTGATAGTAACTTTGGAAAAACttcacaaataaattttctgTAAGATTTATATTTACAGATGGTGAACATCAAGTCTTTATTTATTAAGATTACAGATTAAAAACCTAATTTTTAAAAGCAAATCTTGTTAAGTAGTCAAAGTCTGAACCTTGATAGTTCCACCATAAACCATGATACTTGGTCTATTAAGCTGACCCATTGCCATTATTGTTCCTGgcatctgcaaaaaaaaaaaaaaattagaagcaTAAGACTCACATAATTGTACAATTGCACAAGAAAATAGCCGATTTACCTCATGCCAATTCTACTAAAAAGGAAATTAAGAAAGAAACTAAATCAAAAGCAACAGAGCGTAACTATCACAGACTAGTAGTATAGCTGGGGGAAAGAGATGAGAGTTCAGTTCACCGTGGATACTGGATAGTGTACAAACTGTCACATTACTTAAAATTCTAAATGGCATATCGCTCAATACAGCCTGAGATAATCTGAGTTATAGAATGGATCCATTTCAAATGGAGAGAttgtttttccaaaataataagTATAATGGAACAACAAattccacaacatttttcactcATTGCACACGGGGCTGATTGTGATGTTAGTGATGATCCCACTGAAAGTGATGTTGTGCTGATAACAATATGCTTCTTGTCCTTGTGAAGCAAGGGTATGTGGGTGAGAAAtgaaacaaaactttttttaacatatggtagttttttcttcttcttttttttttgataggaacaTATGGTACTTTAATATCAAAAGAGAAGCTCAAACTTTAATACCAAacattgcttcttctttttttctttttttcttttttcttttgaagttgTTGATCATACTCTCAATAAAGAACGTGAAAActcaaaagtaaaaaacacctagaatatcacaaaaaccaatcaaaaaaaaaaataataaataacgaAATAAAAGTGAGAGAGACTCACATTCTTGTCACAACCAGGAATAGAGATATTGGCATCGTACCACTGGGCACTCATGACAGTCTCGATGCTATCAGCAATAAGGTCTCTAGACTGCAGGCTATAAGACATGCCTTGAGTCCCCATAGAGATAGCATCACTGACCCCAATAGTGTTGAACCTGAAGCCCACCATGCCAGCCTCACGTACCCCTTCTTTCACAGCCTCGGAGAGCCTGAGGAGGTGCATGTTGCAAGGGTTGCCCTCGTACCAAACCGACGATATTCCCACCTGGGGCTTCGACAGCTCTTCCTCGGAGAGACCTACGCCGAGGAGCATAGCCTGAGACCCGCCTTGGGACTTGGGCTCAGTGATGCGAGAGCTGTACTTATTTAGTTTCTTTTGGGTTGGTGTTGATGAGGTTGACGATTCATCAACAGAGGAGAGGGATGAGCGGATGGAGAAGAAGGTGGTGCGGTGTGTATTTGGGTGGTGGGGGACATGTTTGGTGGTTGCGCTTAGGGTGGCGCGTGAGATTGGGTTTACCAGCGTGGCTTgcattgttggtggtggtgatgatgatgatgagggtACTATTACTGCTACTAGTGCGTGCCTTTCTTAACTTTTGACAATTTGACGTTTGGAAGAAGTGAATCTTGTTGGAaaaactcctctctctctctctctctcaataagATAAAAATCGGGCTTAGGAACTGAGGTGGTGCCAAATGGTTTtatcaaattacaattttttttttaatttgttaaaaaatagatataatttttttagtcttatcttcttctcttataatttctaagatgataaaaatattaatttgattacaatacAAAttctaatccttttattattaatttattttttactattttttttcctcttcacaCACTgttacctcttttttttctttggatttcCTCTTCACATGCCACTTATTTTTAGGATTTAGATTTCAGTTTTACAATTCTAcaaatttatagataaaaaaaacaTCTTATTTGTTCTTATAAACTATTGCTTTATCACtaattttaagataaaaataacaaaatttttaatataccTACTAATGCTATCTCAccaaattttaaagtta contains:
- the LOC115995084 gene encoding dihydroxy-acid dehydratase, chloroplastic-like, whose translation is MQATLVNPISRATLSATTKHVPHHPNTHRTTFFSIRSSLSSVDESSTSSTPTQKKLNKYSSRITEPKSQGGSQAMLLGVGLSEEELSKPQVGISSVWYEGNPCNMHLLRLSEAVKEGVREAGMVGFRFNTIGVSDAISMGTQGMSYSLQSRDLIADSIETVMSAQWYDANISIPGCDKNMPGTIMAMGQLNRPSIMVYGGTIKPGHFQGHTYDIVSAFQCYGEFVSGSISDEQRKNVIRNACPGAGACGGMYTANTMASAIEVMGMSLPYSSSTPAEDPLKLDECRLAGKYLLELLKMDLKPRDIITPKSLRNAMVIVMALGGSTNAVLHLIAIARSFGINLTLDHFQKVSDEVPFLADLKPSGKYVMEDVQKIGGTPGVIRYLLELGFLDGDCMTVTGKTLAENAASVPPLATGQDIIRPVENPIKKTGHIQILYGNIAPDGSVAKITGKEGLYFSGPALVFEGEESMVAAISKDPLSFKGKVVVIRGEGPKGGPGMPEMLTPTSAIIGAGLGKDVALLTDGRFSGASHGFVVGHICPEAQEGGPIGLIENGDIISIDVQKRRIDVEITDEEMERRRKTWTPPAFKANRGVLYKYIKNVQSASRGCVTDE